A stretch of the Arthrobacter stackebrandtii genome encodes the following:
- the ltrA gene encoding group II intron reverse transcriptase/maturase → MNIDELEHAVIAAELRVLKIQTKLHSWARDDVHRRFDDLFNLVADPGFLLVAWDRVRGNKGARTAGVDGRTAVSIQEGEGVGVFLDGLRLSLRERSFIPVPVRERMIPKTGGKLRRLGIPTVADRVVQASLKLVLEPIFEADFHPCSYGFRPKRRAHDAVAEVRYLATRPRCYDWVVEGDIKACFDEIDHTALMGRVRSRIGDKRILVLVKAFLKAGILSEAQQLIETTAGTPQGGILSPLLANVALSVLDDFIAQAPGGSLTDKRERAWRLRHDRPNFRLVRYADDWCLMIRGTKADAEELQERIAKVLATMGLRLSEEKTLITHIDEGLDFLGWHIHRHRKRGTNEHYVYVYPSKKAVQAAKRKIKTLCRQVTENQSLDELLHRLNPMLRGWCAYFRPGVSSAVFSYLSHYTWQTVWRWLRRKHRRSTVKELRRQYCGGGWWPASHAREMFRPEKVGTSRYRYRGSVIPTPWPTTDESITTVPDRLVESPVH, encoded by the coding sequence GTGAATATCGACGAACTGGAGCACGCCGTGATTGCGGCGGAGCTGCGGGTACTGAAGATCCAGACCAAGCTGCACAGTTGGGCCCGTGATGATGTTCATCGCCGGTTCGATGACCTGTTCAACCTCGTGGCCGACCCAGGCTTCCTGTTGGTGGCTTGGGACCGGGTGCGAGGAAATAAGGGTGCCCGTACTGCGGGTGTGGATGGCCGCACGGCGGTATCCATTCAGGAGGGTGAGGGCGTCGGGGTTTTCCTTGACGGGCTGCGTTTGTCTTTGCGTGAGCGCAGTTTCATCCCGGTGCCGGTGAGGGAAAGGATGATTCCGAAAACTGGCGGGAAGTTGCGCCGTCTGGGCATCCCCACCGTTGCTGACCGGGTAGTCCAAGCCAGCTTGAAATTGGTGTTGGAGCCGATCTTTGAAGCGGATTTCCACCCGTGTTCCTACGGGTTCCGCCCGAAGCGTCGGGCCCATGATGCCGTTGCCGAGGTGCGTTATCTTGCGACGCGACCACGTTGTTATGACTGGGTCGTGGAGGGAGATATTAAGGCGTGCTTCGATGAGATCGACCATACTGCCCTGATGGGCAGGGTTCGCTCTCGTATTGGTGACAAGCGCATTCTGGTCTTGGTGAAGGCCTTTCTGAAGGCTGGGATCCTCTCTGAGGCTCAGCAACTGATAGAAACCACTGCCGGTACCCCGCAGGGCGGGATTCTTTCTCCGCTGTTGGCCAATGTGGCGTTGTCGGTGCTTGACGATTTCATCGCTCAAGCTCCCGGCGGCTCGTTGACCGATAAACGCGAACGGGCATGGCGGCTACGCCATGATCGGCCGAATTTTCGTCTGGTGCGTTATGCAGATGACTGGTGTCTGATGATCAGGGGCACCAAGGCCGATGCTGAAGAGCTCCAGGAGAGAATCGCCAAGGTCTTGGCCACGATGGGTTTGCGCCTGTCGGAGGAGAAGACCTTGATCACCCATATTGATGAGGGCCTCGATTTCCTAGGATGGCACATCCATCGCCATCGCAAGCGAGGCACGAACGAGCACTACGTTTACGTCTATCCGTCAAAGAAGGCTGTACAAGCAGCCAAGCGGAAGATCAAGACGTTGTGCCGACAGGTCACTGAGAACCAGTCGTTGGATGAACTGCTGCATCGGCTGAATCCGATGTTGCGGGGCTGGTGCGCCTATTTCCGTCCCGGTGTTTCCTCCGCAGTTTTCTCCTACCTCAGCCACTACACATGGCAGACGGTATGGCGATGGCTGCGGCGAAAACATCGCCGGTCAACGGTCAAAGAACTCCGTCGGCAGTACTGCGGCGGTGGATGGTGGCCAGCAAGCCACGCTCGGGAAATGTTTCGTCCCGAGAAAGTGGGCACGAGCCGATACCGCTACCGCGGGTCGGTTATCCCCACTCCGTGGCCCACGACCGATGAATCAATTACCACGGTCCCCGACCGACTTGTGGAGAGCCCGGTGCATTGA
- a CDS encoding transposase translates to MPKKYPAEVRDRAVRMVVDRLSEYPSVFAACKALAPKLDVGHESLRRWVLQAQTDAGEKDGPTTTDIDELKRLRAENRDLKEANEILKAASIFFARELCATRRCVSRGGERPSRLGRRSGPIKLGAA, encoded by the coding sequence ATGCCCAAGAAATACCCCGCCGAAGTTCGTGACCGTGCCGTCCGCATGGTCGTTGACCGGCTCTCTGAGTATCCTTCCGTGTTTGCAGCCTGCAAGGCCCTGGCTCCGAAGCTTGATGTCGGTCACGAGTCGTTGCGTCGTTGGGTGCTCCAGGCCCAAACAGATGCTGGTGAGAAGGACGGTCCAACGACGACTGACATTGATGAACTCAAGCGCCTGCGTGCTGAGAATCGGGACTTGAAGGAAGCTAACGAGATCCTGAAGGCGGCATCGATTTTCTTCGCGAGGGAGCTGTGCGCCACGAGGCGCTGTGTGTCGAGGGGCGGTGAGAGACCGTCCCGGTTGGGTCGTCGCAGCGGCCCGATCAAGCTGGGGGCAGCCTGA
- a CDS encoding IS3 family transposase, whose protein sequence is MNQLPRSPTDLWRARCIERCPPGSGSGPGKRASRKAGTAPRADFHRPSPPLICRFIDEQRAEGHAVESICTVLRGQGVQVAARTYRAWKTRLPALRAMEDAKIIDTLRSLKVVDGKGRPRPEILYGRRKMTAWLRRKGFPEVSKHTVDRLMRDEGMNGLVRGRRTRTTIPGKDGKRAGDLLNRNFTASAPNRVWVTDFTYVPVYSGFVYVALVIDLYSRAIVGWETSTVIDTAFVEQCLKMALWRREHSNRPVSKGLLHHSDAGSQYTSIRYTDTLEIEGLVPSIGSVGDAYDNAAAETVMGLFKNEAVTKGSPFRSGALKTESDVIEVVFGWVHWYNYDRLHSSLDHQTPEEFERTYYDENSGSLPDDAAHKTAA, encoded by the coding sequence ATGAATCAATTACCACGGTCCCCGACCGACTTGTGGAGAGCCCGGTGCATTGAAAGGTGCCCGCCGGGTTCGGGAAGCGGTCCGGGGAAACGGGCCAGCCGCAAGGCTGGCACCGCGCCCCGGGCCGACTTTCACCGACCCTCGCCGCCGCTAATCTGCCGGTTTATCGACGAACAGCGGGCCGAAGGTCATGCGGTCGAGTCGATCTGCACCGTCCTGCGTGGGCAGGGCGTGCAGGTTGCCGCACGTACCTACCGTGCCTGGAAAACCAGGTTGCCAGCCCTGCGTGCCATGGAGGATGCGAAGATCATAGACACCTTACGCAGCCTCAAGGTTGTAGACGGCAAGGGAAGACCCCGGCCAGAAATCCTTTACGGTCGCCGGAAGATGACTGCGTGGCTGCGCCGCAAGGGCTTCCCCGAGGTCTCCAAACACACCGTGGACCGGCTGATGCGCGATGAGGGCATGAACGGCCTGGTTCGCGGTCGCAGAACCCGCACCACCATCCCCGGCAAGGACGGCAAACGCGCCGGTGACCTGCTGAACCGCAACTTCACTGCCAGTGCACCCAACCGTGTCTGGGTCACCGATTTCACCTATGTTCCGGTGTATTCCGGGTTTGTTTACGTGGCGTTGGTGATCGATCTGTATTCACGGGCAATCGTAGGGTGGGAAACCTCCACCGTGATAGACACCGCCTTCGTGGAGCAATGCCTGAAAATGGCGCTGTGGCGGCGAGAACACAGCAATAGGCCGGTAAGCAAGGGGCTTCTGCACCACAGCGACGCTGGCTCGCAGTACACCTCGATCCGATACACAGACACCCTAGAAATTGAGGGGCTGGTTCCCTCTATTGGCAGTGTCGGGGATGCGTACGATAATGCCGCCGCCGAAACCGTCATGGGCCTGTTCAAGAACGAAGCTGTCACCAAAGGCTCACCCTTCAGATCCGGTGCGCTGAAGACCGAATCCGACGTCATTGAGGTCGTCTTCGGATGGGTCCACTGGTACAACTACGATCGCCTGCATTCCTCACTGGACCACCAGACCCCAGAGGAATTCGAGCGAACCTACTATGATGAAAATTCCGGCTCGTTACCCGACGACGCCGCCCACAAAACGGCGGCATGA